The Drosophila innubila isolate TH190305 chromosome 2R unlocalized genomic scaffold, UK_Dinn_1.0 1_C_2R, whole genome shotgun sequence DNA window agatgtatttaattaaagacaAATGACCTATTAAAATAAGCTACATATTCTTATAAATATCCTTTGATTTTTCTTGATTGTCTCTACAGGAGTATGGCATCTCAAAAAAATGCGAATTTCTGTTCAAACTCGACTATAGCCTCATCGAGCTGGACAACTCAAATGGGTTGCTTAGTCCAAGATATCCTGGACGTATACTTATACCGGAATATGAGCATGGGCACATGGCAAAAACGCTAATACCCAACAATGGGTTGGTCGGAGGTGGCTCATCTGgtacaacggcaacagcaacaccgcTAAACAGCAGCGttggcagcaactgcagcaatgGCAGCTCCGCTGGAGTTGGCATCCAAGCCTTCGTGACATTCGCTAATCCACTACAGACTCAGCCGCAGCAGCCCACAGTGCAGCAACAGTCGCAGCAGAATACCATCTATGAGGACCAGTATGACATACAGCGCATGCGGGAGCTGGTGACAATGGCGAAGTACGCACGCTGCAGGCAGCGATTTGCAGTGCCTGTAATAATGTTCCGCGGCAAATACATCTGCCGTTCGGCTACACTATCCGTGATGCCGGAGACGTACGGGCGAAAGGTGGTGGATTACGCTTATGACTGCCTCAGTGGTAATTATGCAGCACCCAATGGCGAGGAGAACGAGGCGGACACCACAGACGAGTCGCTGATAAATCACATCAATGatcagtcacagtcacagttcAGCTACGACGAGGTCATCAAGAGCGACATTCAATTGCTGCACACACTAAACGTGTCTACAATAGTCGATCTCATGGTGGAGAAtcgcaaaataaaatacttcaTGGCGTAAGCTACAAATATTGACAAAGACTctcaataatataaaaacaattctgAATTTAACCCATTCCCATTGCAGTGTCTCCTCGTCAGAGAAAGCTGATCCCAATAAGCATTATAAAAGCTTTAATCTGCTATCGCTGCCGTATCCGGGATGTGAGTTCTTTAAAAAGTTCCGGGACAACAACTACATGGCCAAGAATCTGCATTACAACTGGAAGCAATCGTTCAACGATGCCAACATCAACATACCCAATCTGGGACCCGCCGCCGACATCGACATCATCTGGCCAGAATATCGGGAATGGGATCTGGTGTCAATAACTCAAAACTATCTGCGTGCCACGCTTAAGTACATACAGGAGGACAAATCAGGCTTGCTGATACACTGCATTAGCGGCTGGGACCGCACGCCACTATTTGTTTCCTTGGTGCGCTTATCGCTTTGGGCCGACGGGCTCATCCATCAGTCGCTGAACGCGTTGCAGATGGCGTACTTCACCCTGGCCTACGACTGGTACTTGTTTGGCCATCAGCTGCCAGACCGCCTTAAGCGCGGGGAGGACATCATGTTCTTCTGCTTTCATGTTCTCAAGTTCATTACAGACGAGGAGTTTAGCATTGTGGAGCACCGCAAGCGCACCAAAACGtccagcagcagcggcagcagcgtcattgtcatcaaatcagacTGCTGCGATGACGAGCCACTCAAAGAGTGAGTCCACATTGGAAAATACTTAACTTAAAGCTATACTAATCGTATAtttctattgttattattcTATTGTAGGGACTACATTTTGGCATTCGATCAAGATAGCAATGATAGCTACTCAAACTGTTCCAACTGTGATATGTCCATAACAGATAACTTCtatgccacaacaacaacaacggcggcAACGCCAGCATCAACTGCACCGCCAGTACTCGTCAATCCGCTCACCAGCCGATCTCCCAATCCCAAGCGGTACggaataaaattttctttatttacaaGATTTACCACAACCTATGGTGATTTATTGCAGATCCCGTACCAGCCCCATTTCAGTGCCCGGCTCGAGTGCGCGCCAGCGACAGGAGTCGACGTCTTCGAATGGTAGCTGGCAGGTGGTTACGGACACCGGCTCCATAGACTCAATGATGAATGGCAGTTATATGATGCGATTTGTgtcacagcaacagcaccaacaTCAGCAAACAGACAACATTCCAATGTGCAATGGCGGAAATGGCTATCACTGCACTATCAATAACATGACCGCCGCCTATCCAAGTgccagcggcggcagcagtagcaacagtaacagcagcgCCAACAACACGCACGGTTTCGCAAACGGTTCCTCCAAAGATGTGAACAACGGCAGCGCTGCTGCCTCCAAGCAATCTATTAATTTGTAAGTGCTGTTAAATGTCTCTGCCATGGCTtttatcaaggctgcaaaccatcAGTATTTCTGGAAAgactaatttttttcaatgatttgttaaatcaatttttttttagttatctaacttatttttcgatttaCATACTCATTATTATTCAAAGTCTGAAATAATTGCGCGATATAAGAAAAGAATGAACTTTATGTaatcatctttttttttcgaaccaaGCCATAATTCAAAGTAGTTGCCCGGTTCATGATCCGTCGGATAATCTAAAAACATTATCATTACATTTTACTTATCATTAATACAATGAATGATAATGAAATCGCATTTCACTTGCATAAAAAAATCACATGCTAAggaaatgttatttaaatttgagtaaagttttcattagcattattttttcaatgccAATGAAGTGACCTATGCACTACAAAATTAGTTAGTTAGTCACAATACTACCCAAAAATCCAAACCTATGCGCTTTTTAGAAGTAGGTTCGGtttggttcggttcagaatcggtttgcagccttgatttttaaaatcttgatAATCTTGTTAATCTTGTGCaatatcattaatttttcCCTTAAATTTCGATTGACAGACGAAAACAACGGCTGAATGCTGTGCGCGCGATCTTTATACAAGCGTATGGTAAAACGATTGGACTGAAATTCAAGGAGGGCTCCTCAATGAACTTGGCTACGTTTATTGGCAATCTGGCGGACCAGCTGTTTTGAGCTGCAGCCGGCACTGTTACTGTGCCTGCCGCATCTAAAGTATGCCACATCTACATCCACATCAATTGCTGACTGACTGCTGGGTTGTggctttgttgtttgttagttTTCTTGTTAGTGCtgcgctttattttttttaccatgACTGTATTTTGTAGACATGTTGAATATTTTCGTTCTTGTGACacttgttaatattaataaaaataaaaaaaaaacagaatttcataaatatatagaagcAACGGGAACATCCAAATAGACAAGAGTTCCTTACGcaatcagcaacagcaactgccagCAATTCGGTATCCGGACAAGCCCTCATCCTATAAACAACAAGCATAGTACAATGTTCTCACAGCCGCTGTTtggctgcagttgttgctgacCGTCGATCaacatgttttttgtttaggCAACCCCAGCtgcttgcaacatgcaacatgtgaCAAGCATAGCGCAGGTACATTTGTTTCAGAAACTGTTTGTTTAGTGGTTACAAAATCAAATCGGTTTAAGCAATAGCTCTAAGTTGTAATTTATAGTAAtatcttttataaataaacgttttgtgcatttgaaataagactaacttaattCCTTGTCATATCAATATCTTCAGAAAGTACTTTAGCTGAGCTTGCCTCTGGATCGGGGCATGTATTTGTCGAGATTGAGACGTTTCAGTCTCACTACAACCCTTTTCGTGTAATATTTGGCGCTTTTCAGTGGCACGAATCGCAATTCTAATTCATTGGTGAGATTGGCTTCCGTTCCTGATCCTGGTGTAGGTTCTTGCTTCCCTTCCTGCTGATTTTCTGCTGCTGGTTGGATCTCCAGTGGCGGTGTAGCAGGCTGATTGATTGGCCCTTCATCCTGTGATTTCAGCAGGCGACATACGCTACTAATGACAAGATTGCACTCGCTGCTATTTACAATATTAGTGGAATTCGAGTTGTCATTCGTGCGAACAGAGGACGTTTCCGAGCTAATATCTGAGGGTAGCTCCTTGACTTCAAGATTGCTTTCAGTGCTTACGAGTGTATTTGTCGTGTTCGAGTTGTTTGTGAGGCTTACCAAGACCATTTCAGATATATCACTCGAAGGCAGCTCCTTGACGCGAATCgctcttaaaaaattatcgtACTGAGTCTGCACGATGTTCTCCGCCTTTTTACTCAGCGGATCTAAATGAATATTCCGCTCATGAGTGAGTATGGCGTCTAATACCTCGACCTCTAAGCGCCTTTGCTGCGTCTCCGTTAGCTTTTCTATCATTggtaattgatttaatattaatttttgtggtGCAGATGTTCGTTGAATATGCGCGGGCGTTTTGACATTCAACAATCGATTTATCTTGCAAATAATATACCAAAGTACATCGGGTATTTGGCCGCATGCTTTGCCGAGCGATGGACAAACTGGCCGCAGAACTTCCCAACGCCACTGCAGCTCCTCAACGGTAAACGGCGTGTTGAGCTCCAGTCCCTTGTaactcaaattgaatttcttgGCTACCTCCTGCCAGCCCCATTCCTCATAATCCTTATCGCCGTGGGCATGCACAGCTTTGCTAAATAGGAATGGGTACGAGTAGAGTAACTCAAGGAGTTGCAGATCATTCAACACTATATGTGACCTTGAATCCGTGTTGCAGATGTTGATTTCCATTTGTGTTGCCTCGTCTGAGGAATTCATATCCACAGTGTTTCTATCcattaattgtatatttgtggCTGGTTAAAGTCTATGGTGTACACGTATACAGTTGAAACGATTTTTGATATTGATTAATAAAgttcataattattttgttgttttcaaagaaaaacaagaaacgCAAAACTACAGCGATAACAATTGAATGCTGCTATCGACTGTTTTGTAGTGTTGCGACGTTTCGTTCCGAAAAAGTTCAAGTAAACGGGTCATTGAAATTATCGAGTGAAcctatttattagtttatgaACTATATCGGTTATTTTGCAGCtggtaaatttaaatttaatttcgtttgtattttttagctttttacacaaatacaattatacATAAGGTTTCACGATGCGACTAAACTTCTtgattatttacatattaaaataaatc harbors:
- the LOC117784318 gene encoding myotubularin-related protein 14, producing MCSITLNDMVNVTQQDLHDLLEIFEKKSFEAVAFEEGSAEYGISKKCEFLFKLDYSLIELDNSNGLLSPRYPGRILIPEYEHGHMAKTLIPNNGLVGGGSSGTTATATPLNSSVGSNCSNGSSAGVGIQAFVTFANPLQTQPQQPTVQQQSQQNTIYEDQYDIQRMRELVTMAKYARCRQRFAVPVIMFRGKYICRSATLSVMPETYGRKVVDYAYDCLSGNYAAPNGEENEADTTDESLINHINDQSQSQFSYDEVIKSDIQLLHTLNVSTIVDLMVENRKIKYFMAVSSSEKADPNKHYKSFNLLSLPYPGCEFFKKFRDNNYMAKNLHYNWKQSFNDANINIPNLGPAADIDIIWPEYREWDLVSITQNYLRATLKYIQEDKSGLLIHCISGWDRTPLFVSLVRLSLWADGLIHQSLNALQMAYFTLAYDWYLFGHQLPDRLKRGEDIMFFCFHVLKFITDEEFSIVEHRKRTKTSSSSGSSVIVIKSDCCDDEPLKEDYILAFDQDSNDSYSNCSNCDMSITDNFYATTTTTAATPASTAPPVLVNPLTSRSPNPKRSRTSPISVPGSSARQRQESTSSNGSWQVVTDTGSIDSMMNGSYMMRFVSQQQHQHQQTDNIPMCNGGNGYHCTINNMTAAYPSASGGSSSNSNSSANNTHGFANGSSKDVNNGSAAASKQSINLRKQRLNAVRAIFIQAYGKTIGLKFKEGSSMNLATFIGNLADQLF
- the LOC117784320 gene encoding uncharacterized protein LOC117784320, producing MDRNTVDMNSSDEATQMEINICNTDSRSHIVLNDLQLLELLYSYPFLFSKAVHAHGDKDYEEWGWQEVAKKFNLSYKGLELNTPFTVEELQWRWEVLRPVCPSLGKACGQIPDVLWYIICKINRLLNVKTPAHIQRTSAPQKLILNQLPMIEKLTETQQRRLEVEVLDAILTHERNIHLDPLSKKAENIVQTQYDNFLRAIRVKELPSSDISEMVLVSLTNNSNTTNTLVSTESNLEVKELPSDISSETSSVRTNDNSNSTNIVNSSECNLVISSVCRLLKSQDEGPINQPATPPLEIQPAAENQQEGKQEPTPGSGTEANLTNELELRFVPLKSAKYYTKRVVVRLKRLNLDKYMPRSRGKLS